From the genome of Rathayibacter sp. VKM Ac-2759, one region includes:
- a CDS encoding glycoside hydrolase, whose amino-acid sequence MSARRLAALATSAALAAGALLAVPAAAAPAQAADAFRITPNPATAGEAYEGWGTSLVWFANATGNYPEALREELYQKVFGEDGLDLNIARYNIGGGNASDVKDYLRPGGAVEGWWKPDTTGAQYSGTTTNLADRDALLAKWNADDPASYDWTADETQRWWVEKLAEEQQISHWEAFANSAPYFMTESGYVSGGFNASSEQLKPAAEQQFAKYLVNVTEHLEDEYGIEFDTLDPFNEPNTNYWGTQLTNGVPTGGRQEGMHMGPTRQADLIPDVAAALDASTTDAGLAAMDETNPSIFKTNWAAYSAAVRAEVDRMNVHTYGTSDRLAVRDLSKQADTDLWMSEIEGNWVSGYDPVNIENGLGIASRITDDLRELEPKAWVLWQPVEDLYNMSPKGENLNWGSIFIDLDCKPYQEGGQEVWKSARRVADAGGDSTKAPVCGVETNSKFNTIRNFTKFIHEGDRLMSVNGTASTAAVRADGSGATIVHSNSATTSQTITLDLSRFGTIAEGAKVTPYVTTQASSAAAPTSNALVQKTAVVIDRESRTATVTVPAKSVTTFAIDGVSGVADSAPALRDGHHYQLVGTQSGKALTATTTGAATTITTLATDSTAAAKQNWTVHEVPAGEREATRRVVLQTSDGRVLGATTSGTDLRSVSVDSAKGAAATRWIVNSTDGVNFTLVNEALAQSLDVNQASSAENTTVGVYGSNGGANQSWTLRDLAPAATQTVAVRTTVGVAPTLPASITPQYSWGAGSPVAVTWQRPADSAYGTAGRVEVKGTATDLFGQSIPVTALVDVGGLTATDPVSVTVASGASVAGVKAAAPTTVPARVGASTSTFAVPVTWDWTPLTSASLAQPGSVTVPGTATADGATLPATLTVLVTAGTLRNFNPDAGIVATATSSESGYGPERTRNGVDGDKGWSNWVSGTKAAQSTLTYTFPATRQVQQATVQFLRDGGTSWAQTYQLQYQGAEGGTWTSVPGYESAVALASPADGTAPMISATFAPVTAKAFRVVMNAYANTHLIVSEVKLFESVASPAAVSTLGALRVNGVGVAGFDPARTSYAVTVEGTTMPVITAVATDSAAKVRVTQPTSANGGVASIAVTAADGSATTTTTVTVTLKQPAALAVAVTATTRCIAGKVTLTVTAQNNAAVPVSMTIASAHGSKEFTGVAPGKNASAAFSTRAASVPAGEATVTATGTVDGKTVTTVVPAAYAARSCS is encoded by the coding sequence ATGTCCGCGAGAAGACTCGCCGCGCTCGCCACGAGCGCCGCCCTGGCTGCCGGAGCGCTGCTCGCAGTGCCCGCCGCCGCAGCACCCGCCCAGGCGGCCGACGCGTTCCGGATCACCCCCAACCCCGCCACCGCGGGTGAGGCCTACGAGGGCTGGGGCACCAGCCTCGTCTGGTTCGCCAACGCGACCGGGAACTACCCCGAGGCCCTCCGCGAGGAGCTCTACCAGAAGGTGTTCGGCGAGGACGGCCTCGATCTGAACATCGCGCGCTACAACATCGGCGGCGGCAACGCCTCCGACGTGAAGGACTACCTGCGCCCCGGCGGCGCGGTCGAGGGCTGGTGGAAGCCCGACACGACCGGCGCGCAGTACAGCGGGACCACGACGAACCTCGCCGACCGCGACGCCCTGCTCGCGAAGTGGAACGCCGACGACCCCGCCTCCTACGACTGGACCGCCGACGAGACGCAGCGCTGGTGGGTCGAGAAGCTCGCCGAGGAGCAGCAGATCTCGCACTGGGAGGCGTTCGCCAACTCCGCCCCGTACTTCATGACCGAGAGCGGCTACGTCTCCGGAGGCTTCAACGCCTCGAGCGAGCAGCTCAAGCCCGCCGCCGAGCAGCAGTTCGCGAAGTACCTCGTGAACGTCACCGAGCACCTCGAGGACGAGTACGGCATCGAGTTCGACACGCTCGACCCCTTCAACGAGCCGAACACCAACTACTGGGGCACGCAGCTCACCAACGGCGTCCCGACCGGCGGACGGCAGGAGGGCATGCACATGGGCCCGACCCGCCAGGCCGACCTGATCCCCGACGTGGCCGCCGCGCTCGACGCCTCGACCACCGACGCCGGCCTCGCCGCGATGGACGAGACCAACCCCAGCATCTTCAAGACCAACTGGGCCGCCTACTCCGCTGCGGTCCGCGCCGAGGTCGACCGGATGAACGTGCACACCTACGGCACCTCGGACCGCCTCGCCGTGCGCGACCTCTCGAAGCAGGCCGACACCGACCTGTGGATGAGCGAGATCGAGGGCAACTGGGTCTCGGGCTACGACCCGGTCAACATCGAGAACGGCCTCGGCATCGCGAGCCGCATCACCGACGACCTCCGCGAGCTCGAGCCGAAGGCCTGGGTGCTCTGGCAGCCGGTCGAGGACCTCTACAACATGAGCCCGAAGGGCGAGAACCTCAACTGGGGCTCGATCTTCATCGACCTCGACTGCAAGCCGTACCAGGAGGGCGGCCAGGAGGTCTGGAAGTCGGCCCGTCGCGTCGCCGACGCCGGGGGCGACTCCACCAAGGCCCCGGTCTGCGGAGTCGAGACCAACTCGAAGTTCAACACCATCCGCAACTTCACCAAGTTCATCCACGAGGGCGACCGCCTGATGTCGGTGAACGGCACCGCCAGCACCGCCGCCGTCCGCGCCGACGGCTCGGGCGCGACCATCGTGCACAGCAACAGCGCCACGACCTCGCAGACGATCACGCTCGACCTCTCGCGCTTCGGCACGATCGCCGAGGGCGCGAAGGTCACCCCGTACGTCACGACGCAGGCCTCCTCGGCCGCCGCGCCCACGAGCAACGCGCTCGTGCAGAAGACCGCGGTCGTCATCGACCGGGAGTCGCGCACCGCGACGGTCACCGTGCCCGCCAAGTCGGTCACCACCTTCGCGATCGACGGAGTGTCGGGAGTCGCCGACTCCGCCCCCGCCCTGCGCGACGGCCACCACTACCAGCTGGTCGGCACGCAGAGCGGCAAGGCCCTGACCGCGACGACCACCGGAGCCGCGACCACGATCACGACGCTCGCCACCGACTCCACCGCCGCCGCGAAGCAGAACTGGACGGTGCACGAGGTGCCCGCCGGCGAGCGCGAGGCCACCCGCCGCGTCGTCCTGCAGACCAGCGACGGTCGGGTCCTCGGCGCGACGACCTCCGGGACCGACCTGCGCTCGGTCTCGGTCGACTCGGCGAAGGGCGCGGCCGCGACCCGCTGGATCGTCAACTCGACCGACGGCGTGAACTTCACGCTCGTCAACGAGGCGCTCGCCCAGTCGCTCGACGTCAACCAGGCCTCGAGCGCCGAGAACACCACGGTCGGCGTCTACGGGTCCAACGGCGGAGCGAACCAGTCGTGGACCCTCCGCGATCTGGCCCCGGCCGCGACGCAGACGGTCGCCGTCCGCACCACCGTGGGCGTCGCTCCGACCCTGCCCGCGAGCATCACCCCGCAGTACTCGTGGGGAGCGGGCTCGCCGGTCGCCGTCACCTGGCAGCGCCCGGCCGACTCGGCCTACGGCACCGCCGGACGCGTCGAGGTGAAGGGCACGGCGACCGACCTGTTCGGCCAGTCGATCCCCGTCACCGCGCTCGTCGACGTCGGCGGGCTGACCGCGACCGACCCGGTCTCGGTGACCGTCGCCTCCGGAGCGAGCGTCGCGGGAGTGAAGGCCGCCGCCCCCACCACCGTGCCCGCCCGCGTCGGCGCCTCGACCAGCACCTTCGCGGTGCCGGTCACCTGGGACTGGACGCCGCTCACCTCGGCCTCCCTCGCCCAGCCCGGCTCGGTGACGGTCCCGGGCACCGCGACCGCCGACGGCGCCACGCTGCCGGCGACCCTCACGGTGCTGGTCACCGCGGGCACGCTCCGCAACTTCAACCCCGATGCGGGCATCGTCGCCACGGCGACGTCGTCCGAGTCGGGCTACGGACCGGAGCGCACCCGCAACGGCGTCGACGGAGACAAGGGCTGGTCGAACTGGGTCAGCGGCACCAAGGCCGCGCAGAGCACCCTGACCTACACCTTCCCCGCGACCCGTCAGGTGCAGCAGGCGACGGTGCAGTTCCTGCGCGACGGAGGCACCAGCTGGGCGCAGACCTACCAGCTGCAGTACCAGGGCGCCGAGGGCGGCACGTGGACCTCGGTCCCCGGCTACGAGTCCGCGGTGGCGCTGGCGTCGCCCGCCGACGGCACGGCGCCGATGATCTCGGCCACGTTCGCCCCGGTCACGGCCAAGGCCTTCCGCGTCGTGATGAACGCGTATGCCAACACGCACCTCATCGTGTCCGAGGTGAAGCTGTTCGAGTCGGTCGCCTCGCCCGCCGCGGTCAGCACCCTCGGGGCGCTGCGCGTGAACGGAGTCGGCGTCGCCGGCTTCGACCCCGCCCGCACCTCGTACGCGGTGACCGTCGAGGGCACGACGATGCCGGTGATCACCGCGGTGGCCACCGACTCGGCGGCGAAGGTGCGCGTCACCCAGCCGACCAGCGCGAACGGCGGAGTCGCCTCCATCGCCGTGACCGCGGCCGACGGCTCGGCGACCACCACGACGACGGTGACGGTGACGCTGAAGCAGCCCGCCGCCCTCGCCGTCGCGGTGACCGCGACGACCCGCTGCATCGCCGGCAAGGTGACGCTGACGGTGACGGCGCAGAACAACGCGGCCGTGCCGGTGTCGATGACGATCGCCTCGGCCCACGGGTCGAAGGAGTTCACCGGAGTCGCCCCCGGCAAGAACGCCAGCGCCGCCTTCTCGACGCGCGCCGCCTCGGTGCCCGCCGGCGAGGCGACGGTCACGGCGACCGGCACCGTCGACGGCAAGACCGTCACCACGGTGGTCCCGGCCGCGTACGCCGCGCGCAGCTGCAGCTGA
- a CDS encoding reverse transcriptase family protein has product MQGRDVLVEALAHAFLGAEWTRDSLRAAAADSLGARRRWLGPLVTGVLVAFPHPPLDAPRELARCIAGLLPERAQPVVAHLAPVAARAVPSASPVPLIDGRDDLARLLAITPAQLDGFADLGGWNRRSAEGAVQHYDHVWRARPGRAPRLLEVPRSRLTAVQRSVLDEVVGLAPVHGAAHGFVPGRSAVTGARVHAGAAMVVTLDLQRFFAQVSAPRVFGLLRGEGMTEAVAYAITGLCTHAVPIAVLRRMPAGGDVDERAALRRSLTLPHLPQGAPTSPALANLALRRLDARLTGYAEAAGARYTRYADDLAFSGGERFARRAEAFARGAERIVADSGYLVNPRKTRLRPSSVRQSVTGVVVNAHPNVRRADVDRLHAILHNCVAHGPAGQNRAGVPDFGAHLLGRIAWVAAVNPARGARLRALFDAIDWSRA; this is encoded by the coding sequence GTGCAGGGTCGGGACGTGCTCGTCGAGGCGCTCGCGCACGCGTTCCTCGGGGCGGAGTGGACGCGCGACTCCCTGCGCGCAGCGGCCGCCGACTCCCTCGGCGCTCGCCGCCGCTGGCTCGGGCCGCTCGTGACCGGGGTGCTCGTCGCGTTCCCGCATCCGCCGCTCGATGCGCCCCGCGAGCTCGCCCGCTGCATCGCGGGCCTGCTGCCGGAGCGGGCGCAGCCGGTGGTCGCGCACCTCGCGCCGGTCGCGGCGCGGGCGGTCCCCAGTGCCTCCCCGGTGCCGCTGATCGACGGACGCGACGATCTCGCGCGCCTCCTGGCGATCACGCCGGCGCAGCTCGACGGCTTCGCCGACCTCGGCGGCTGGAACCGGCGCAGCGCGGAGGGTGCCGTGCAGCACTACGACCACGTCTGGCGCGCTCGGCCGGGTCGCGCGCCGCGCCTGCTCGAGGTGCCGCGCTCGCGCCTCACGGCGGTGCAGCGGAGCGTGCTCGACGAGGTCGTGGGGCTCGCGCCCGTGCACGGGGCGGCGCACGGCTTCGTCCCCGGACGCAGCGCTGTCACCGGCGCGCGGGTGCACGCGGGCGCGGCGATGGTCGTGACGCTCGATCTGCAGCGGTTCTTCGCCCAGGTGAGCGCCCCGCGGGTGTTCGGGCTGCTCCGCGGCGAGGGGATGACGGAGGCGGTCGCGTACGCGATCACGGGGCTGTGCACGCACGCGGTGCCGATCGCGGTGCTGCGGAGGATGCCCGCGGGCGGCGACGTCGACGAGCGCGCGGCGCTGCGCCGGTCGCTGACCCTGCCGCACCTGCCGCAGGGCGCGCCGACCTCGCCGGCGCTGGCGAACCTCGCGCTCCGGCGGCTCGACGCGAGGCTCACCGGCTACGCCGAGGCGGCGGGCGCCCGCTACACGCGCTACGCCGACGACCTCGCGTTCAGCGGCGGCGAGCGCTTCGCGCGGCGGGCGGAGGCGTTCGCCCGCGGCGCCGAGCGGATCGTCGCGGACTCGGGGTACCTCGTGAACCCGCGCAAGACGCGCCTCCGGCCCTCGTCGGTGCGGCAGAGCGTGACCGGAGTCGTGGTCAACGCGCACCCGAACGTGCGGCGCGCCGACGTCGACCGGCTGCACGCGATCCTGCACAACTGCGTCGCGCACGGCCCCGCGGGGCAGAACCGCGCCGGCGTCCCCGACTTCGGCGCGCACCTGCTCGGGCGGATCGCGTGGGTGGCGGCCGTGAACCCGGCGCGGGGCGCTCGGCTGCGCGCGCTGTTCGACGCGATCGACTGGTCGCGGGCGTGA
- a CDS encoding cation diffusion facilitator family transporter, translated as MGAGHSHGVGGHAGSAASRHRRPLVIAFALTAAYMIVEFVVGFSTGSLALISDAAHMGTDVIALGMSIAAISLAARPAAKSRTYGSYRLEVLAALANGLLLFGVAGFVIVEAVRRFAEPPAVPGAPLLITAIAGLAVNLVSLRLLSVGARESITLRGASLEVLGDALGSVGVIVAAIVLMTTGWAWADPIVGVLIGLLILPRTWSLTRQALGILMESAPAHVDLAAVERDVCAVPGVLAMHDLHVWTITSGMESASGHIVVAPDADYRTALSAVLAVLREDHGIDHATIQCEPEEFPEKTHRA; from the coding sequence ATGGGTGCAGGGCACTCGCACGGAGTCGGCGGCCACGCCGGATCCGCGGCCTCGCGCCACCGGCGCCCCCTCGTCATCGCGTTCGCCCTGACCGCGGCGTACATGATCGTCGAGTTCGTGGTCGGCTTCAGCACCGGCTCGCTCGCCCTCATCTCGGACGCCGCCCACATGGGCACTGACGTCATCGCCCTCGGCATGTCGATCGCCGCGATCTCGCTCGCCGCCCGCCCCGCCGCGAAGAGCCGCACCTACGGCTCCTACCGCCTCGAAGTGCTCGCCGCGCTCGCGAACGGCCTGCTGCTCTTCGGCGTCGCCGGCTTCGTGATCGTGGAGGCGGTGCGCCGCTTCGCCGAGCCGCCCGCGGTTCCCGGCGCACCCCTCCTGATCACCGCGATCGCGGGCCTGGCGGTCAATCTGGTGAGCCTCCGCCTGCTGTCGGTCGGCGCGAGGGAGAGCATCACGCTCCGCGGCGCCTCGCTCGAAGTGCTCGGCGACGCGCTGGGCTCGGTCGGCGTCATCGTCGCGGCGATCGTGCTGATGACCACCGGCTGGGCGTGGGCCGACCCGATCGTCGGCGTGCTGATCGGGCTGCTGATCCTGCCGCGCACCTGGTCGCTGACCCGCCAGGCCCTCGGCATCCTGATGGAGTCGGCGCCCGCCCACGTCGACCTCGCCGCCGTGGAGCGCGACGTGTGCGCGGTGCCGGGCGTGCTGGCGATGCACGACCTGCACGTCTGGACCATCACCTCCGGCATGGAGAGCGCGAGCGGTCACATCGTGGTCGCCCCGGACGCCGACTACCGCACGGCGCTCAGCGCGGTGCTCGCGGTTCTGCGGGAGGATCATGGCATCGACCACGCGACGATCCAGTGCGAGCCGGAGGAGTTCCCGGAGAAGACGCACCGGGCCTGA
- a CDS encoding metalloregulator ArsR/SmtB family transcription factor, with protein sequence MPADTPRPHGDEARTGLPSDAAIADLADVFGLLGDPGRMRILLALLGGPLRVNELSDRSGLSPSATSHALRLLRSHRVVEAHREGRTAEYALADEHVRDFLELGLAHVGHTVLVHTVAAPSPDAPAEACDPPAHP encoded by the coding sequence ATGCCAGCCGACACCCCCCGCCCGCACGGCGACGAGGCGCGCACCGGGCTCCCCTCCGACGCCGCGATCGCCGACCTGGCCGACGTCTTCGGGCTGCTCGGCGACCCGGGGCGGATGCGGATCCTGCTCGCCCTGCTCGGCGGCCCCCTCCGGGTGAACGAGCTCTCGGACCGCAGCGGACTCAGCCCCTCCGCGACCTCGCACGCCCTGCGGCTGCTGCGCTCGCACCGCGTCGTGGAGGCGCACCGCGAGGGCCGCACCGCCGAGTACGCGCTCGCCGACGAGCACGTGCGCGACTTCCTCGAGCTCGGCCTCGCCCACGTCGGCCACACCGTCCTGGTGCACACGGTCGCCGCCCCCTCCCCCGACGCACCCGCGGAGGCGTGCGACCCGCCCGCGCACCCCTGA